The Polynucleobacter necessarius genome window below encodes:
- a CDS encoding YqaA family protein: MESIFEHLFAWFEMPSVGLPAVFISAFISATLIPAGSEPILFGYITLNPHLFWVAVMVATVGNTMGGMVDWWLGLVARNSFKSMDEPRNSRLKRWLESWGPKILLLSWLPGVGDPLCLAAGWLQLPWKLCLIYIFIGKLIRFIMITWLLMLVPESFWDQLGHWLHLI, translated from the coding sequence ATGGAAAGTATCTTCGAGCATTTATTTGCCTGGTTCGAAATGCCTTCGGTTGGTCTGCCAGCAGTCTTTATTAGCGCTTTTATTTCCGCAACCCTAATACCAGCCGGATCTGAGCCCATCCTATTTGGCTACATCACCTTGAATCCTCACTTATTCTGGGTGGCCGTGATGGTGGCTACAGTAGGTAATACTATGGGTGGAATGGTCGATTGGTGGCTTGGTTTAGTTGCGCGCAATAGCTTTAAGTCGATGGACGAGCCTCGGAATAGTCGTCTAAAGCGTTGGCTTGAAAGTTGGGGCCCCAAGATCCTGCTGCTTTCTTGGTTGCCTGGAGTTGGAGACCCTTTATGTCTGGCGGCAGGTTGGTTGCAGCTTCCGTGGAAGCTTTGCCTGATTTACATATTTATTGGCAAGCTCATCCGCTTCATCATGATTACCTGGCTATTGATGCTAGTACCTGAGAGCTTTTGGGATCAATTAGGCCACTGGTTGCATTTAATTTAA
- a CDS encoding ATP-binding cassette domain-containing protein, with product MAALVDAIAETFPRLKERLHQDGNSMSGGEQQMLTIAKAMIGKKPKVILLDEPSEGIMPVLVDEMFELFAKLKPQGLTILLVEQNVQQTLKISDRAYNIGSRRDCVSRYRSESFK from the coding sequence ATGGCTGCTCTAGTTGATGCAATTGCCGAAACTTTCCCACGACTTAAAGAGCGCTTACATCAGGATGGTAACTCGATGTCTGGGGGTGAGCAGCAAATGCTAACGATTGCCAAGGCGATGATCGGTAAGAAGCCTAAGGTGATTTTGCTTGATGAGCCCTCTGAAGGCATCATGCCAGTCTTGGTTGATGAAATGTTTGAGTTGTTTGCAAAGTTAAAACCACAAGGCTTAACCATATTATTGGTAGAGCAAAACGTTCAACAGACTCTAAAGATTTCTGATCGAGCATACAATATTGGATCAAGGCGAGATTGTGTTTCACGATACCGCTCAGAATCTTTTAAATAA
- a CDS encoding ATP-binding cassette domain-containing protein: MRVENLNAWYDRSHVLQGLSLEVNKSEIVTLMGRNRAGKTTTLRSLMDFLSKRQGKADSDGTSFLDLPAHERFHLELAYVTEDRRIVPRLTVKENLELGG, translated from the coding sequence TTGCGTGTAGAAAATTTAAACGCTTGGTATGACCGCAGTCACGTCCTGCAAGGACTTTCCCTAGAAGTGAATAAGAGCGAGATTGTTACCTTAATGGGTCGTAACAGAGCAGGCAAGACCACTACCTTACGCTCTTTGATGGATTTTCTATCTAAGCGTCAAGGTAAAGCTGATAGCGATGGCACTTCATTTTTAGACCTGCCTGCGCATGAACGTTTTCATCTGGAGTTAGCCTATGTTACCGAGGATAGAAGGATTGTCCCTAGATTAACTGTCAAGGAAAATCTTGAGCTTGGGGGGTAA
- a CDS encoding ATP-binding cassette domain-containing protein — MQQHEFARIGISKSFQITNIFKQLSVYENVRVAAQMETVRYNFLRNAQNYPKPIEIAAQLLERVNLGHLRNKKTGDLAHGQQRALKIAMALACSC, encoded by the coding sequence ATGCAACAACATGAATTTGCGCGTATTGGAATCTCCAAAAGCTTTCAGATTACTAATATCTTTAAACAACTTAGTGTCTACGAAAATGTTCGTGTCGCGGCGCAAATGGAAACTGTGCGTTACAACTTCCTTCGCAATGCGCAAAATTACCCGAAGCCGATCGAAATCGCCGCTCAATTATTAGAGCGGGTTAATCTAGGGCACTTGCGTAACAAAAAAACGGGCGATCTAGCCCATGGACAGCAACGTGCACTTAAAATTGCCATGGCCTTAGCTTGCTCTTGTTAG
- a CDS encoding ATP-binding cassette domain-containing protein: MMNSTSTTPILEARNVSKTFGKFKTINDVSTSFTPETLTAIIGPNGAGKSTFFNVLSGAPPIKRSNTL, translated from the coding sequence ATGATGAATAGCACATCGACCACTCCTATTCTCGAAGCACGCAATGTCAGCAAGACCTTTGGCAAGTTCAAAACCATCAATGATGTGTCAACCAGTTTCACGCCAGAAACACTGACTGCAATTATTGGCCCTAATGGTGCTGGCAAAAGCACCTTCTTCAATGTCTTGAGTGGGGCTCCCCCCATCAAGCGGTCAAATACTCTTTAA
- a CDS encoding branched-chain amino acid ABC transporter permease has translation MNSFCQLIARHRVLASTPFLAIFPFIIPYEALAINILIFGLFAMGFNLLFGYMGLLSFGHAAFLGIGSYLTGIGIVYYGMPWGRAILADIIGATIGGLIMGDLAIRTRGIYFSMVTLALDQIVYCIFYKAESLTGGANGLRGVRVENFKILGRPVDFLNPLTKYYVILFFVVIAIWLISRILHSPLGAVMEAMRENEKRAAACGFDVARTKLLVFVLSAAICGLAGSLRAWHLLWPFYWRRSHALFGKT, from the coding sequence ATGAATTCTTTTTGCCAACTTATTGCACGTCATCGTGTACTAGCCAGTACGCCGTTCTTGGCAATCTTTCCATTCATCATACCGTATGAGGCATTAGCGATCAATATCTTGATTTTTGGTTTATTCGCTATGGGCTTTAACTTGCTATTTGGCTACATGGGTCTCCTCTCTTTTGGACACGCTGCATTTTTGGGCATCGGCAGCTATCTCACCGGTATTGGAATCGTTTACTACGGTATGCCCTGGGGAAGGGCTATTTTGGCAGATATTATTGGCGCTACTATTGGAGGCCTCATCATGGGCGACCTGGCAATCCGTACTCGCGGAATTTATTTCTCAATGGTGACCCTCGCACTCGATCAAATTGTGTATTGCATCTTTTATAAGGCCGAAAGCCTCACTGGTGGAGCAAATGGTTTGCGTGGTGTCCGAGTTGAGAATTTCAAGATTCTAGGTAGACCAGTAGATTTTTTAAATCCCCTGACAAAGTATTACGTCATTCTCTTTTTTGTGGTGATCGCCATTTGGTTAATTTCACGTATTCTTCACTCACCTTTAGGTGCAGTAATGGAAGCCATGCGTGAGAATGAAAAACGTGCTGCAGCCTGCGGATTTGATGTAGCACGCACTAAGCTGTTGGTATTTGTACTATCAGCTGCAATCTGTGGGTTGGCTGGATCCCTTCGTGCCTGGCACCTTCTTTGGCCCTTTTATTGGCGCCGCAGTCATGCTCTATTTGGGAAGACGTAG
- a CDS encoding ABC transporter permease subunit, with the protein MTRYGLIIKAGAADQEVVTVLGVDITKVWFLVFGLGCAIAGLSGILASSTRSVNPEMGIPILAESFVVTVVGGMGSPVGAAIAGLLVGVIYSMTSLFFPDLAELSFF; encoded by the coding sequence ATGACTCGTTATGGTCTGATTATTAAGGCTGGCGCGGCCGATCAAGAGGTTGTCACAGTATTGGGCGTCGATATCACCAAGGTATGGTTTTTAGTTTTTGGCTTGGGTTGTGCTATTGCAGGTCTATCTGGAATTCTTGCCTCATCTACACGATCGGTCAATCCCGAGATGGGCATTCCAATTTTGGCGGAATCTTTTGTAGTTACTGTGGTTGGTGGAATGGGCTCTCCAGTAGGCGCAGCTATTGCCGGCTTACTAGTCGGAGTAATTTATAGCATGACCTCCCTCTTCTTCCCCGATCTAGCAGAGCTCTCCTTTTTTTGA
- a CDS encoding TetR/AcrR family transcriptional regulator: MRFTEENVSSPIKAEISAGEITPTRKRMGTAERKRQILDSAIQFFARNGIDGQLRNLSKELSITHTLLYHYFPTKDALIQEVYKEVFESRWKPEWEELLDDESLTPEDKLNAFYLDYSNTVLTYNFVRILIFSGLSDHSISDRFFELLRTRLLPKLIRETRKYCGRANTSKPTQRELEFLMGLHGGVFYIGRRRWIYGQAIYAAESPNTEQEIIRDRVQSYLQSAKSLFA; the protein is encoded by the coding sequence ATGCGTTTTACTGAAGAAAACGTTTCTAGTCCAATTAAAGCTGAAATTTCAGCGGGAGAAATTACGCCCACTAGAAAACGAATGGGCACTGCAGAACGAAAACGACAAATTTTAGACAGCGCTATTCAATTTTTTGCCAGAAATGGCATTGATGGTCAATTAAGAAATTTATCAAAAGAACTGAGCATCACCCATACCCTGCTTTATCACTACTTCCCAACAAAAGATGCCTTGATTCAAGAGGTCTATAAAGAAGTATTTGAATCTCGCTGGAAACCCGAATGGGAAGAGTTGCTTGATGATGAATCCCTGACGCCCGAAGACAAACTAAATGCATTCTATTTAGATTACTCAAACACAGTCCTAACTTATAACTTTGTACGCATCTTAATTTTCTCCGGCTTGAGCGATCACTCTATCAGCGATCGCTTCTTTGAACTTTTGCGTACGCGCTTATTGCCAAAACTCATTCGCGAAACACGTAAGTATTGCGGCAGAGCAAACACATCCAAACCCACTCAGCGCGAGCTTGAATTTTTAATGGGCTTACATGGCGGCGTTTTCTATATTGGTAGGCGACGCTGGATCTATGGTCAGGCTATTTATGCTGCTGAAAGTCCTAATACAGAACAAGAAATCATTCGCGATCGTGTACAGTCATACCTTCAATCCGCCAAATCTCTCTTTGCATAA
- a CDS encoding FAD binding domain-containing protein codes for MEEALSLLQDSWRGCSFNRRWSNFTSNIKHAPLLKAAAPHIAHRAICNLGTWGGSLAYGDPTAEWPACSLTLRATMIIQGPAGASAVFLQMIFSSTCTPLPWSQMKF; via the coding sequence GTGGAAGAGGCGCTCTCTTTACTTCAAGATAGCTGGCGAGGATGCTCGTTTAATCGCAGGTGGTCAAACTTTACTAGTAACATTAAACATGCTCCATTGCTTAAGGCCGCCGCCCCTCACATTGCGCATCGCGCGATTTGTAATCTTGGTACTTGGGGTGGTTCGTTGGCTTATGGAGATCCAACCGCTGAATGGCCTGCCTGTAGTTTGACATTGCGTGCGACCATGATTATTCAGGGGCCAGCTGGCGCGAGCGCCGTATTTCTGCAAATGATTTTTTCATCGACCTGTACACCACTTCCTTGGAGCCAGATGAAATTTTAG
- a CDS encoding (2Fe-2S)-binding protein: MTLKKKISMTVNGQLVNAEIEPRRHLVDYLREDLHLKGAHLGCEQGACGACVKEVDGQIICGCLFLTVQADGSVVETVEGLKKMAFSLLCKSQSCVTTRCSVDFALLECY, from the coding sequence ATGACTTTGAAGAAAAAAATTTCGATGACTGTGAATGGTCAGCTAGTAAATGCAGAGATTGAGCCACGTAGACACCTAGTGGACTACTTGCGTGAGGACTTGCATTTGAAGGGGGCTCATTTGGGTTGTGAGCAGGGCGCATGTGGTGCCTGTGTAAAGGAGGTCGATGGCCAAATCATTTGTGGATGCCTCTTCTTGACTGTACAGGCTGATGGTAGCGTAGTTGAGACAGTTGAGGGTCTTAAAAAAATGGCGTTTTCACTGCTCTGTAAGAGTCAGTCATGCGTCACAACGCGATGCAGTGTGGATTTTGCTCTTCTGGAATGCTATTAG
- a CDS encoding 2Fe-2S iron-sulfur cluster-binding protein, with protein sequence MLLAAAELIEKQPKATREEVREWIFGNYCRCTDYHSIVDAIVDVLDTRAKGQKIKSVVTHAEGIKENAI encoded by the coding sequence ATGCTATTAGCAGCAGCCGAATTGATTGAAAAGCAACCAAAGGCAACGCGTGAAGAAGTGCGCGAATGGATTTTCGGTAATTACTGTCGTTGCACAGACTATCACTCAATAGTGGATGCCATTGTGGATGTGCTAGATACCCGCGCAAAGGGTCAAAAAATTAAATCAGTCGTTACGCACGCTGAAGGTATTAAGGAAAACGCAATATGA
- a CDS encoding molybdopterin cofactor-binding domain-containing protein — protein sequence MPITNPDDRRLTVYHSQQAPHMMQDLYCRQFGLSESDVHVICKDVGGPYKHQGYRSHLNVVFQNKTPTCQYLEFLASS from the coding sequence TTGCCGATTACAAACCCAGACGATCGTCGCTTGACTGTCTATCATTCTCAACAAGCTCCACACATGATGCAGGATTTGTATTGTCGTCAGTTTGGGCTCTCAGAATCCGATGTTCATGTGATTTGTAAAGACGTTGGCGGACCATATAAGCATCAGGGCTATCGCTCGCACCTAAATGTGGTATTTCAAAACAAAACTCCAACCTGTCAGTATCTGGAATTTCTGGCATCAAGTTAG
- a CDS encoding molybdopterin cofactor-binding domain-containing protein, with product MAAQALQENSLKLAGAILNRPVTELIARRGYILDKATGEQLLPFSEVGRVGYFRIDTLPVGFSADLMVARHYSQKEYLCIFTNAVQASYVEVDPDTGFVKLLKHWAVEDCG from the coding sequence TTGGCTGCTCAAGCTTTGCAAGAAAATAGTTTGAAGTTGGCAGGCGCAATTTTGAATCGTCCCGTTACAGAATTGATTGCTCGTCGTGGTTATATTCTTGATAAGGCAACCGGAGAGCAGTTACTGCCCTTTAGTGAGGTCGGTAGAGTGGGTTACTTCCGCATAGATACTCTCCCAGTCGGTTTCTCTGCTGATTTAATGGTCGCTCGTCATTACTCTCAAAAAGAGTATCTATGTATCTTTACCAATGCAGTACAGGCTTCTTACGTCGAGGTAGATCCTGATACCGGTTTTGTAAAGCTTTTAAAGCATTGGGCGGTTGAAGATTGTGGCTGA
- a CDS encoding superoxide dismutase: MEHTLPQLPYALDALTPFISKETLEYHYGKHHQIYVTNLNNLIKGTEFENASLEDIVKKSAGGVFNNAAQVWNHTFYWMGMKPNGGGAPTGPLADAINAKWGAFDKFKEEFTKCAVGTFGSGWAWLVKKSDGSLDLVSSSNATTPLTTDAKPLLTCDVWEHAYYIDTRNARPKYLENFWNLVNWDFASQNFA; the protein is encoded by the coding sequence ATGGAACACACCTTGCCTCAGTTACCATATGCACTTGACGCACTTACTCCCTTCATCTCTAAGGAAACTCTTGAGTATCACTATGGAAAGCATCATCAGATTTATGTCACTAATTTGAACAATTTAATTAAAGGCACTGAGTTTGAAAATGCATCTCTTGAGGATATCGTCAAAAAATCTGCAGGCGGTGTTTTTAATAATGCTGCTCAAGTTTGGAACCATACTTTTTATTGGATGGGAATGAAACCAAATGGCGGCGGTGCACCTACTGGCCCATTGGCAGATGCCATTAATGCTAAATGGGGTGCCTTTGATAAATTCAAGGAAGAGTTTACAAAGTGTGCAGTTGGAACTTTTGGTTCTGGTTGGGCATGGTTGGTTAAAAAGTCTGATGGCAGTCTCGATCTTGTTTCAAGCAGCAATGCAACAACTCCATTGACTACCGATGCCAAACCATTACTCACTTGCGATGTCTGGGAACACGCTTACTATATTGATACCCGTAACGCTCGTCCAAAATACTTAGAAAATTTCTGGAATCTAGTAAATTGGGATTTTGCAAGTCAAAATTTTGCTTAA
- a CDS encoding NAD(P)/FAD-dependent oxidoreductase: protein MDQSIPQPQSTIVIIGSGLAGYTVVREIRKLDKLVPITLVTREPGYFYSKPMLSTALASKKEAAQLISIPVDGMATQLEMTILGNCDVSSINPQAHTIQTKQGEVPYGKLVLALGAEQIRLPLGGNAADAVITVNDLEDYSHFRQAIAEKRKVAILGAGLIGCEFANDLVLDGYEVDVIELAPQALGRLLPEAAALELQDKLSTAGVRWHLSTTVQSMDHQGDALQVSLANGNTINCDVFLSAVGLKPRIELAKASGINVGAGIQVDRQLETNIQNIFAIGDCAEVDGLVLPYVMPIMQAARALAPTLIGQATTLTYPAMPVMVKTPALATVVSPPAKGAEGAWTSIPIEGGIEARFESADGQLLGFALMGAATSQRGALTKEVPAILA, encoded by the coding sequence TTGGATCAATCTATCCCACAACCCCAATCCACTATTGTCATTATTGGCAGCGGATTGGCTGGCTATACCGTCGTACGCGAAATTCGTAAACTAGATAAGTTGGTGCCAATTACTTTGGTGACACGAGAGCCTGGTTATTTTTACTCCAAACCGATGCTCTCTACTGCGCTAGCTAGCAAAAAAGAGGCTGCGCAATTAATTTCCATTCCAGTCGATGGAATGGCGACTCAACTCGAGATGACCATCTTGGGTAATTGCGATGTCAGTTCGATCAATCCGCAAGCTCACACTATTCAAACTAAGCAAGGTGAAGTGCCTTACGGAAAGCTTGTTTTGGCCTTGGGAGCAGAGCAAATTCGCCTGCCCTTGGGTGGTAATGCTGCAGATGCAGTTATCACCGTGAATGACTTAGAGGACTATAGTCACTTTCGTCAAGCGATTGCCGAAAAAAGGAAGGTGGCTATTTTAGGTGCCGGACTAATCGGCTGTGAATTTGCCAATGATCTCGTGCTAGACGGCTATGAGGTTGATGTGATTGAGCTTGCTCCGCAAGCGCTCGGTCGTTTATTGCCTGAGGCTGCCGCACTGGAGCTCCAAGATAAATTAAGCACTGCGGGTGTACGTTGGCACCTTTCAACCACAGTTCAATCGATGGATCATCAGGGCGATGCACTACAAGTAAGCTTAGCGAATGGCAATACGATCAATTGCGATGTCTTTTTATCCGCAGTAGGGTTAAAACCCCGCATTGAGTTAGCCAAGGCTTCAGGAATAAATGTTGGTGCAGGCATTCAAGTGGATCGTCAACTTGAAACTAATATTCAGAATATCTTTGCTATAGGTGACTGCGCTGAAGTGGATGGCCTAGTGCTTCCCTATGTGATGCCCATTATGCAAGCGGCTAGAGCTCTAGCGCCAACATTGATTGGTCAAGCTACAACATTGACATATCCTGCAATGCCAGTCATGGTCAAAACACCAGCCCTAGCAACCGTGGTATCTCCTCCTGCAAAAGGTGCCGAAGGCGCATGGACTAGTATTCCAATTGAAGGCGGCATTGAAGCTCGGTTTGAGTCTGCAGATGGTCAATTACTAGGCTTTGCCTTAATGGGCGCTGCAACCTCACAGCGAGGCGCGCTCACTAAAGAAGTTCCAGCCATCCTTGCTTAA
- a CDS encoding rubredoxin, with protein sequence MKTWQCIVCGYIHDEAKGIPEDGIAPGPVWADVPENWECPDCGVAKANFEIVQIS encoded by the coding sequence ATGAAAACTTGGCAATGTATCGTATGTGGCTATATCCATGATGAGGCTAAAGGGATCCCTGAAGATGGGATTGCTCCAGGGCCAGTTTGGGCAGACGTGCCAGAAAACTGGGAATGTCCTGACTGTGGCGTCGCAAAAGCAAACTTTGAGATAGTTCAAATAAGCTAA
- a CDS encoding ferritin family protein, with protein sequence MTPTRALEIAIEGETYEYTEMYPSFRKTAVEEGNSAAMQEIDEQIAESKEHAEQFQAVLAKRFAALVNVEERHANHYKQALEKAKNFVTQ encoded by the coding sequence ATGACTCCAACACGTGCTTTGGAGATTGCAATTGAAGGGGAGACTTATGAATACACTGAAATGTACCCTTCGTTTCGTAAAACTGCTGTTGAAGAGGGCAATAGCGCTGCAATGCAAGAAATTGATGAGCAGATTGCAGAATCAAAGGAGCATGCTGAGCAATTTCAAGCAGTGTTAGCAAAGCGTTTTGCAGCCTTAGTCAATGTCGAAGAGCGTCATGCAAATCACTATAAACAAGCTTTGGAAAAAGCAAAGAATTTTGTAACTCAATAA
- a CDS encoding ferritin family protein, with amino-acid sequence MKRLNKLNSIKKGIKMTRPAIKTIQNLESAFAGELIAHIKYRYFAKLARAAGDEETAKIFEATADQEILHAFGHLNLLYPANSKWKYLLRNI; translated from the coding sequence ATGAAAAGACTCAACAAACTGAATTCAATTAAGAAAGGCATCAAAATGACACGTCCAGCAATCAAAACTATTCAAAACTTAGAATCGGCCTTTGCTGGTGAATTGATCGCTCACATTAAGTATCGCTACTTTGCAAAATTAGCCCGTGCTGCTGGCGACGAGGAAACTGCAAAAATATTTGAGGCTACGGCTGATCAAGAAATACTGCATGCTTTCGGCCACTTAAATTTGCTCTACCCAGCTAATAGTAAATGGAAATACTTGCTTAGAAATATCTGA
- a CDS encoding hydrogen peroxide-inducible genes activator, which translates to MAYLSSLRQLRYFVVLAKELNFTRAAQACFVGQSTLSAGLKELEDALGIHLVERDRQNVSITPVGVEVLKRAKLILAASEDLVEYAGTTGKPMTATIRLGVIPTIAPFLLPTVLPEIRTRFPDLKITLRENLTANLLSRLAEHRLDFALIALPYDVSGLLVQELFDDPFWLVAKEGDPALNGKEVTLPAKMAERLLLLEEGHCLREHSLQACKRADILKAEGLEATSLLTLLQMVESGLGIALLPGMAVNSSLLNHSQLVAKELATPAPKRIIALVARQSTAHTKEFNALADCIREQFAAT; encoded by the coding sequence GTGGCCTACTTATCATCATTAAGACAACTGAGGTATTTTGTAGTCTTGGCCAAAGAGCTTAATTTCACTAGAGCAGCTCAAGCTTGCTTCGTAGGGCAATCGACATTGAGTGCTGGCCTGAAGGAGTTAGAGGATGCTCTTGGCATCCATTTAGTCGAGCGAGATCGTCAAAATGTTTCTATTACTCCAGTTGGAGTAGAAGTTCTCAAACGTGCGAAATTGATTTTGGCTGCATCTGAAGATTTGGTCGAGTATGCGGGTACGACTGGTAAGCCAATGACAGCAACCATTCGCCTTGGCGTCATTCCAACTATTGCTCCATTTTTATTGCCTACTGTGTTGCCAGAAATTCGGACACGCTTTCCGGATCTCAAAATTACTCTTCGAGAGAACTTGACTGCAAACCTTCTATCTAGATTAGCTGAGCACAGATTAGATTTTGCTTTGATTGCTCTGCCATATGATGTGAGCGGATTATTAGTACAAGAATTATTCGATGATCCGTTCTGGTTAGTTGCAAAGGAGGGTGATCCAGCATTGAATGGAAAAGAGGTGACCTTACCAGCCAAGATGGCTGAACGACTCCTATTACTGGAAGAGGGGCATTGTTTACGAGAGCATAGTTTACAAGCTTGTAAACGCGCCGATATACTTAAGGCCGAAGGCTTGGAGGCTACCAGCCTACTAACCTTATTGCAGATGGTCGAGTCAGGACTGGGTATTGCACTGCTGCCCGGAATGGCAGTTAATAGCAGTCTTTTAAATCACTCTCAATTGGTCGCTAAGGAGTTAGCAACCCCGGCCCCTAAAAGAATTATTGCACTGGTAGCGCGCCAATCCACCGCACATACCAAAGAGTTCAATGCATTAGCCGACTGTATCCGCGAACAATTTGCTGCTACTTAG
- a CDS encoding protein tyrosine phosphatase gives MISRIARMSLVAFISAAIGIAPISVMAADPAPAPAAASPAAVPTDKSAEKKAKKTAKKEKRQRRSPK, from the coding sequence ATGATTTCGCGTATCGCTCGAATGAGCTTAGTAGCGTTTATCTCTGCTGCAATTGGTATTGCACCAATCTCGGTAATGGCTGCCGACCCAGCTCCAGCCCCGGCAGCCGCTTCACCTGCTGCAGTCCCTACAGATAAGTCGGCCGAGAAGAAGGCGAAGAAAACAGCTAAGAAGGAAAAAAGGCAGCGAAGAAGTCCAAAATGA
- a CDS encoding DMT family transporter — translation MSPVTWVDRTKLFFLGFLGYFLSSYIDCLGLQYISVGLERIVLYLTPTIVLVISYFVLKKSISRLQWCSLVVGYIGVFIVFIQDASSTGISAWLGMVLVFGSACSYAAYMIEAGEMVKRIGSVRLVVYASSASAVLSLLQSTFHHLSAIFEQLPIIYWYSLRNASLCTVIPMLLIMIAINHIGSPLVAQAGILSLVSTIFMGYFILAEPITWIQISGMALVISAMWLLVRNDAPSKKSSDSKQSADLESAEPLN, via the coding sequence ATGAGTCCAGTCACATGGGTCGATCGGACTAAATTATTTTTTCTAGGATTTTTAGGTTACTTTTTATCAAGTTATATCGACTGCTTGGGTCTGCAATATATCTCTGTCGGCCTAGAACGAATCGTTCTTTATCTCACCCCAACAATTGTTTTAGTCATTTCCTATTTTGTTTTAAAAAAGTCTATTTCTCGCTTGCAGTGGTGCTCTCTCGTGGTTGGATACATTGGGGTGTTTATTGTCTTTATTCAAGATGCTAGCTCTACCGGAATCAGTGCTTGGCTCGGGATGGTTCTGGTCTTTGGCAGCGCCTGCTCATATGCAGCTTATATGATTGAAGCAGGAGAAATGGTCAAGCGAATTGGAAGTGTACGCCTTGTGGTATATGCAAGTTCAGCCTCTGCGGTCTTAAGCTTACTGCAATCCACTTTTCATCATCTAAGCGCAATTTTTGAACAGCTTCCAATAATTTATTGGTATAGCTTACGCAATGCGAGCTTATGTACTGTCATTCCAATGTTGCTGATTATGATTGCCATCAACCACATTGGATCACCACTTGTAGCCCAAGCTGGAATTCTGAGTCTGGTATCAACAATCTTTATGGGTTACTTCATTTTGGCCGAACCTATTACTTGGATACAAATTAGCGGAATGGCTTTGGTCATTTCCGCGATGTGGCTACTTGTTCGCAATGACGCTCCAAGCAAAAAGTCATCAGACTCCAAACAATCTGCTGACCTGGAGAGTGCAGAACCTCTCAATTAA